DNA from Actinomycetota bacterium:
ACCGGCTCGCCGAAGTGGGCAGAATCGACGGTCTTGGACGCGGTGAGCGCATCTTCGGAGTCCGTTTCATCGACGACACCGGATATGTCGTGACGTTCCGTCAGACCGACCCCCTCTACACGATCGACCTGTCGAATCCGAGACGACCGAAGGTCGCCGGTGAGCTCGAGCTCCTCGGGTACTCCGCGTACCTGCACCCCGCCGGTGACGGTCTGCTGCTCGGACTCGGCCAGGACGCCGACAAGACCGGAAGGACGAAGGGCACCAAACTCTCGATGTTCGACGTCTCGGATCCTGCACATCCTGTCAAGATCGACCAGGTGACGATGGACGGCGGCTACTCGCAGGCCGAGAACGACCATCACGCGTTCACGTTCTGGAACGGACTCGTGCTCATGCCGTACGAAGGTTGGGGACGTGACGGCTCCTCGTACGACAGCGGCATTCTCGCCGTGCGTGTGAACGGCCGGAAGCTCACCTTCGAGAAGATCTTGCGTGCCTTCGAGGACGGGCCCGTCACCGGAAACGACATGGACCGGCTCGAGCCGTGGCGCTGGGCGCCCATTCGGACGATGGTGATCGGACCGAACATCTACACGATCACCCAGGGTGGGATCGCCGTGCACGACTTCGACACGCTCGACCGAGTCACGTTCGAGCGGTTCTGATCAGGCCGGTCGGTGCTCCGACGGCCGGACCAGGAACCAGAGGGTGACGAGCGCAAGAAGCTCGGCTGCCAGGACAAAGGCCATGACGGCGACCGTGGAGATCTCGTACAGGCGGCCCATCAGCACGGCCCCGACGAGCAGCGCGATGCCGTACACGGCGGTGAACGCACCGTATGCGGTGGCACGGCGTTCCGGTCGGGAGAGATTCGCCACCGCAGCGCGCATGCTCGACTCCGCCACGCCCATCGCTGCACCCCACGCCAGACCACCGACCCAGATGAGCGACAGATCGACACCGAAGACCATGGCGGCGACTCCGAATCCGACCGGCGCCCCGACGAGTGCGACGAGCCCCCAACGGTCGTACGATCTGCCCGCGATGAGCGCCGCACCTGCATCCACCGCCATCGCGGCGGAGAACAGCAGCGGCACCTGCACATCGGACAGGACTCCGCTGGTCGTCAGATGAAAGGCGATGAGCGGAAACGGTGCGAGTCCGAGGCCGGTGAATGCTGCGAATGCGAGGTATCGACGCAACGGCCTGTCGATATGATCGGGCGTCAGAGACGTTTCCGCCGCCGGTGGTTCTCCCACACGCCGGCGCACCCACAGCAGCACGACGCCCACGAAGACCGCCGGAACCGCGAGGATCGAGAATGCGAATCGGTAGTCGCCACCCTTCACGCTCAGCGCGGCGGCGAGGAGCAGTGGACCCAGAACGGCGCCGGTCTGATCGAGCGCCTCGTGCAGACCGAACCCCCAACCGTGACCGAGCGGCTCGGTGGCCACCGACAGCAGCGTATCGCGTGCAGGGGTGCGCACCGCCTTCCCCAGTCGTTCTGCGACAACCAACGCCAGGGCGAGATCCACACGGCCCACCCAACCCAGAAGCGGTACCGCGACCATCGTGAGGCCGTACCCGCCGATCGTCAGCGCCCATCGCCGACCCGTACGATCCGCGACGACGCCGGCAACCGCCCGCAGGCCGTACCCCACGAACTCCCCGAGGCCGGATATCAGCGCAACGGTGGCGGCGGTGGCTCCCAGCGTCGCCAGAAAAGGCCCGAGGACACTTCGCGCACCCTCGTAGACGACGTCGGCAAGCAGAGAGACCACTCCGAATGCGAGGACGATTCGGAGCGCACGCGACCGAACTTGAGCATCGTCCATTCCAGGCGACCTTACTCCGGGTGCCGCCCCCTATGGCAACGTGAACCAGAAGATACTTCCGCCACCCGGCGCGGGATCCAGCCCGATCTCCCCTCCGTGCGCTTCGACGATGCGCCGGCTGATCGCCATTCCGAGTCCGGTGCTCGCCTCTCCCCCGGTGGGCCGGTTGGACAGCTTTCCGAAGTAACTGAACAGTCGTTCCCGGTCGGCGCCCGTGATACCCGGACCCTCGTCCTGGACGTCGACCCTGCACCCGGAAGGCACCTTGTGCACGGAGACGCGAACGGTGGTGCCGGGAGGCGAGTACTTGACCGCGTTCGAGAGCAGGTTGTCCACCACTTGGCGAAGGCGGGCCGGATCGGCCTGCACGAGCCCGCCCTCCGTCGGAATGAACTCGATCGTCATGCCCTTGTTCTTTGCGAGCTTCCGATGCCGTTCCACCTCGAGACCGAGGAACGCACAGAGGTCCACCTCCTGGCGATGCAGCTCGAGAACCCCGGACTCGATCTGGGAAACGTCGAGCAGATCGTTGATGAGCTCGAGCATGTACCGGGCCTGCTGAACGATATCTTCGACGAAGACGCGCTGCTCCTCCTCGAGGGCGCATGCCGCCAGATACTCGGCGGCCATGAGCACTGCGGAGACCGGGTTACGAAGGTCGTGGGCGGCCATGC
Protein-coding regions in this window:
- a CDS encoding MFS transporter; the encoded protein is MDDAQVRSRALRIVLAFGVVSLLADVVYEGARSVLGPFLATLGATAATVALISGLGEFVGYGLRAVAGVVADRTGRRWALTIGGYGLTMVAVPLLGWVGRVDLALALVVAERLGKAVRTPARDTLLSVATEPLGHGWGFGLHEALDQTGAVLGPLLLAAALSVKGGDYRFAFSILAVPAVFVGVVLLWVRRRVGEPPAAETSLTPDHIDRPLRRYLAFAAFTGLGLAPFPLIAFHLTTSGVLSDVQVPLLFSAAMAVDAGAALIAGRSYDRWGLVALVGAPVGFGVAAMVFGVDLSLIWVGGLAWGAAMGVAESSMRAAVANLSRPERRATAYGAFTAVYGIALLVGAVLMGRLYEISTVAVMAFVLAAELLALVTLWFLVRPSEHRPA